A single region of the Salmo salar chromosome ssa16, Ssal_v3.1, whole genome shotgun sequence genome encodes:
- the LOC106573404 gene encoding C-type lectin domain family 4 member A isoform X2, which yields MEKMYANVSAETVKVLHDPNIETQDVTSSGMAGRQQFAKSNHLKGAVVCLGLLCALLLAGITGLCVDYNRVAGDFEEEQTKLLTETDQLKGEIDNLQKKLLFMEHHFKMGWRHFGSSFYLFSTVEKTWEQSKQDCVRSGADLVIIDSREEQDFLPAATLVDNDGNIDERKNPENNWP from the exons ATGGAGAAAATGTATGCTAATGTTAGTGCTGAAACCGTAAAGGTTCTTCATGACCCCAATATTGAGACCCAGGACGTCACCTCCAGTGGTATGGCAGGAAGGCAACAATTTG CAAAGAGTAACCACCTCAAAGGTGCTGtagtgtgtctggggctgctgtgtgCTCTTTTACTGGCTGGGATCACAGGCCTTTGTGTCGACT ACAACAGAGTGGCAGGTGACTTTGAGGAGGAGCAGACTAAGCTattgacagagacagaccagctaAAGGGGGAGATAGATAACCTTCAAAAGAAATTATTGTTTATGG AGCATCATTTCAAAATGGGATGGCGTCATTTTGGATCCAGTTTTTACCTCTTCTCCACTGTGGAGAAGACTTGGGAGCAGAGCAAACAGGACTGTGTAAGGAGTGGAGCAGACCTGGTGATCATAGACAGCAGAGAGGAACag GATTTTCTACCTGCAGCAACCCTAGTGGATAATGATGGAAATATCGATGAAAGAAAAAACCCAGAAAACAACtggccctag
- the LOC106573404 gene encoding CD209 antigen-like protein A isoform X5 codes for MEKMYANVSAETVKVLHDPNIETQDVTSSGMAGRQQFDNRVAGDFEEEQTKLLTETDQLKGEIDNLQKKLLFMEHHFKMGWRHFGSSFYLFSTVEKTWEQSKQDCVRSGADLVIIDSREEQVLEEGRA; via the exons ATGGAGAAAATGTATGCTAATGTTAGTGCTGAAACCGTAAAGGTTCTTCATGACCCCAATATTGAGACCCAGGACGTCACCTCCAGTGGTATGGCAGGAAGGCAACAATTTG ACAACAGAGTGGCAGGTGACTTTGAGGAGGAGCAGACTAAGCTattgacagagacagaccagctaAAGGGGGAGATAGATAACCTTCAAAAGAAATTATTGTTTATGG AGCATCATTTCAAAATGGGATGGCGTCATTTTGGATCCAGTTTTTACCTCTTCTCCACTGTGGAGAAGACTTGGGAGCAGAGCAAACAGGACTGTGTAAGGAGTGGAGCAGACCTGGTGATCATAGACAGCAGAGAGGAACag GTACTGGAAGAGGGGAGAGCCTAA
- the LOC106573404 gene encoding CD209 antigen-like protein A isoform X3 — MEKMYANVSAETVKVLHDPNIETQDVTSSGMAGRQQFAKSNHLKGAVVCLGLLCALLLAGITGLCVDYNRVAGDFEEEQTKLLTETDQLKGEIDNLQKKLLFMEHHFKMGWRHFGSSFYLFSTVEKTWEQSKQDCVRSGADLVIIDSREEQRQRGHGNGWMEHH; from the exons ATGGAGAAAATGTATGCTAATGTTAGTGCTGAAACCGTAAAGGTTCTTCATGACCCCAATATTGAGACCCAGGACGTCACCTCCAGTGGTATGGCAGGAAGGCAACAATTTG CAAAGAGTAACCACCTCAAAGGTGCTGtagtgtgtctggggctgctgtgtgCTCTTTTACTGGCTGGGATCACAGGCCTTTGTGTCGACT ACAACAGAGTGGCAGGTGACTTTGAGGAGGAGCAGACTAAGCTattgacagagacagaccagctaAAGGGGGAGATAGATAACCTTCAAAAGAAATTATTGTTTATGG AGCATCATTTCAAAATGGGATGGCGTCATTTTGGATCCAGTTTTTACCTCTTCTCCACTGTGGAGAAGACTTGGGAGCAGAGCAAACAGGACTGTGTAAGGAGTGGAGCAGACCTGGTGATCATAGACAGCAGAGAGGAACag AGACAGAGGGGTCATGGAAATGGGTGGATGGAACACCACTGA
- the LOC106573404 gene encoding CD209 antigen-like protein E isoform X1 → MEKMYANVSAETVKVLHDPNIETQDVTSSGMAGRQQFAKSNHLKGAVVCLGLLCALLLAGITGLCVDYNRVAGDFEEEQTKLLTETDQLKGEIDNLQKKLLFMEHHFKMGWRHFGSSFYLFSTVEKTWEQSKQDCVRSGADLVIIDSREEQNFINGFNGMFWIGLSDIETEGSWKWVDGTPLTIEYWKRGEPNSFGGEEDCAERMLIYSNIEQSWNDAPCGQLKLGICEKVAYP, encoded by the exons ATGGAGAAAATGTATGCTAATGTTAGTGCTGAAACCGTAAAGGTTCTTCATGACCCCAATATTGAGACCCAGGACGTCACCTCCAGTGGTATGGCAGGAAGGCAACAATTTG CAAAGAGTAACCACCTCAAAGGTGCTGtagtgtgtctggggctgctgtgtgCTCTTTTACTGGCTGGGATCACAGGCCTTTGTGTCGACT ACAACAGAGTGGCAGGTGACTTTGAGGAGGAGCAGACTAAGCTattgacagagacagaccagctaAAGGGGGAGATAGATAACCTTCAAAAGAAATTATTGTTTATGG AGCATCATTTCAAAATGGGATGGCGTCATTTTGGATCCAGTTTTTACCTCTTCTCCACTGTGGAGAAGACTTGGGAGCAGAGCAAACAGGACTGTGTAAGGAGTGGAGCAGACCTGGTGATCATAGACAGCAGAGAGGAACag AATTTTATCAATGGATTCAATGGGATGTTCTGGATTGGTCTGTCTGACATAGAGACAGAGGGGTCATGGAAATGGGTGGATGGAACACCACTGACCATAGA GTACTGGAAGAGGGGAGAGCCTAACAGTTTTGGCGGTGAAGAGGACTGTGCTGAGAGAATGTTAATTTATTCTAACATAGAGCAGAGCTGGAATGATGCACCTTGTGGTCAACTGAAGTTAGGGATCTGTGAGAAAGTGGCTTATCCGTAA
- the LOC106573404 gene encoding CD209 antigen-like protein A isoform X4 — MEKMYANVSAETVKVLHDPNIETQDVTSSGMAGRQQFAKSNHLKGAVVCLGLLCALLLAGITGLCVDYNRVAGDFEEEQTKLLTETDQLKGEIDNLQKKLLFMEHHFKMGWRHFGSSFYLFSTVEKTWEQSKQDCVRSGADLVIIDSREEQVLEEGRA, encoded by the exons ATGGAGAAAATGTATGCTAATGTTAGTGCTGAAACCGTAAAGGTTCTTCATGACCCCAATATTGAGACCCAGGACGTCACCTCCAGTGGTATGGCAGGAAGGCAACAATTTG CAAAGAGTAACCACCTCAAAGGTGCTGtagtgtgtctggggctgctgtgtgCTCTTTTACTGGCTGGGATCACAGGCCTTTGTGTCGACT ACAACAGAGTGGCAGGTGACTTTGAGGAGGAGCAGACTAAGCTattgacagagacagaccagctaAAGGGGGAGATAGATAACCTTCAAAAGAAATTATTGTTTATGG AGCATCATTTCAAAATGGGATGGCGTCATTTTGGATCCAGTTTTTACCTCTTCTCCACTGTGGAGAAGACTTGGGAGCAGAGCAAACAGGACTGTGTAAGGAGTGGAGCAGACCTGGTGATCATAGACAGCAGAGAGGAACag GTACTGGAAGAGGGGAGAGCCTAA